A region from the Brevibacterium paucivorans genome encodes:
- the rpsO gene encoding 30S ribosomal protein S15, with protein MALDPKIKQEIIKEYATHEGDTGSPEVQIAVLSRRISDLTEHFKTHKHDHHSRRGLLLLVGQRRRLLKYLADTDIERYRALIARLGLRR; from the coding sequence ATGGCTCTTGATCCTAAGATCAAGCAGGAAATCATCAAAGAATACGCAACCCACGAGGGCGACACCGGCTCTCCCGAGGTTCAGATCGCTGTTCTGTCGCGTCGTATCTCCGACCTGACCGAACACTTCAAGACTCACAAGCACGACCACCACTCACGCCGTGGTCTGCTGCTTCTGGTTGGTCAGCGTCGTCGCCTGCTCAAGTACCTGGCCGACACTGACATTGAACGCTACCGTGCGCTGATCGCACGCCTGGGTCTGCGTCGCTAA